From Excalfactoria chinensis isolate bCotChi1 chromosome 4, bCotChi1.hap2, whole genome shotgun sequence, one genomic window encodes:
- the LOC140251820 gene encoding uncharacterized protein isoform X2, translated as MSPGPSAPLRAMVHPDGEASLLRRALEASKEQPGAPTAITDSWQKAVTAVKDIWAKLQEDAAGLRNACGTVATAKVTTEATKGHLVEAVTQEDKAHKELIAATRVVPLSSEVAQVTEVVAAHDARVAEAREGLQAATKATEEVAAAVVAAIAAKERGQHAAVAHGLLEQLAAACMGAYNYYSHVEHCLRDIKAMVGATTRDGGPDVPKATQGDMGVPSELAEIVVVAEALWDASARLAQQHLLGTLRSVRSLLTTSSVTEATKVTQHCQEATNALPGLLSPRLC; from the exons ATGTCACCAGGGCCATCGGCCCCTCTGAG AGCCATGGTGCACCCAGATGGCGAGGCCTCCCTCCTCCGACGTGCCCTGGAGGCGTCCAAGGAACAGCCTGGTGCCCCCACAGCCATCACTGACTCGTGGCAGAAGGCGGTGACCGCAGTGAAGGACATCTGGGCCAAGCTGCAGGAGGATGCTGCAGGCCTGAGGAATGCCTGTGGGACTGTGGCCACTGCCAAGGTCACCACTGAGGCCACCAAGGGTCACTTGGTGGAAGCGGTGACACAGGAAGACAAAGCGCACAAAGAGTTGATAGCAGCCACCAGGGTGGTGCCGTTGTCCTCAGAGGTGGCCCAGGTGACAGAGGTGGTGGCAGCTCACGATGCACGGGTGGCAGAGGCCagggaagggctgcaggcagccacCAAGGCCACCGAAGAGGTGGCAGCGGCGGTGGTGGCAGCAATAGCAGCCAAGGAGAGGGGACAACATGCTGCAGTGGCCCATGGGCTCCTGGAGCAGTTGGCAGCTGCCTGCATGGGTGCCTATAACTACTATAGTCACGTGGAGCATTGTCTCAGGGACATCAAGGCCATGGTGGGTGCCACTACCAGAGATGGTGGCCCTGATGTCCCCAAGGCCACCCAGGGGGACATGGGTGTCCCCAGTGAGCTAGCAGAGATAGTGGTAGTGGCTGAGGCGCTGTGGGATGCCAGTGCCCGCCTGGCCCAGCAGCACCTCTTGGGGACACTGCGGAGTGTTCGGAGCCTGCTGACCAcctccagtgtcactgaggCCACCAAGGTTACCCAGCACTGCCAAGAGGCCACCAATGCCCTCCCTGGGCTGCTGTCACCACGGCTGTGCTAG
- the LOC140251820 gene encoding uncharacterized protein isoform X1: MWRQDVTRAIGPSEVSPELLQPLVTVVATLGKLGTIPGDIFLGRDVGSLRARLLTFSSGVRRAMVHPDGEASLLRRALEASKEQPGAPTAITDSWQKAVTAVKDIWAKLQEDAAGLRNACGTVATAKVTTEATKGHLVEAVTQEDKAHKELIAATRVVPLSSEVAQVTEVVAAHDARVAEAREGLQAATKATEEVAAAVVAAIAAKERGQHAAVAHGLLEQLAAACMGAYNYYSHVEHCLRDIKAMVGATTRDGGPDVPKATQGDMGVPSELAEIVVVAEALWDASARLAQQHLLGTLRSVRSLLTTSSVTEATKVTQHCQEATNALPGLLSPRLC; encoded by the exons ATGTGGAGACAGGATGTCACCAGGGCCATCGGCCCCTCTGAG GTGTCCCCAGAACTGCTGCAGCCCCTGGTGACTGTGGTGGCCACCTTGGGCAAGTTGGGGACCATCCCTGGTGACATCTTCCTGGGAAGGGATGTGGGCTCACTGCGGGCCAGGCTGCTGACCTTCAGCTCTGGTGTGCGCAGAGCCATGGTGCACCCAGATGGCGAGGCCTCCCTCCTCCGACGTGCCCTGGAGGCGTCCAAGGAACAGCCTGGTGCCCCCACAGCCATCACTGACTCGTGGCAGAAGGCGGTGACCGCAGTGAAGGACATCTGGGCCAAGCTGCAGGAGGATGCTGCAGGCCTGAGGAATGCCTGTGGGACTGTGGCCACTGCCAAGGTCACCACTGAGGCCACCAAGGGTCACTTGGTGGAAGCGGTGACACAGGAAGACAAAGCGCACAAAGAGTTGATAGCAGCCACCAGGGTGGTGCCGTTGTCCTCAGAGGTGGCCCAGGTGACAGAGGTGGTGGCAGCTCACGATGCACGGGTGGCAGAGGCCagggaagggctgcaggcagccacCAAGGCCACCGAAGAGGTGGCAGCGGCGGTGGTGGCAGCAATAGCAGCCAAGGAGAGGGGACAACATGCTGCAGTGGCCCATGGGCTCCTGGAGCAGTTGGCAGCTGCCTGCATGGGTGCCTATAACTACTATAGTCACGTGGAGCATTGTCTCAGGGACATCAAGGCCATGGTGGGTGCCACTACCAGAGATGGTGGCCCTGATGTCCCCAAGGCCACCCAGGGGGACATGGGTGTCCCCAGTGAGCTAGCAGAGATAGTGGTAGTGGCTGAGGCGCTGTGGGATGCCAGTGCCCGCCTGGCCCAGCAGCACCTCTTGGGGACACTGCGGAGTGTTCGGAGCCTGCTGACCAcctccagtgtcactgaggCCACCAAGGTTACCCAGCACTGCCAAGAGGCCACCAATGCCCTCCCTGGGCTGCTGTCACCACGGCTGTGCTAG